The following coding sequences are from one Microbacterium sp. SORGH_AS_0969 window:
- a CDS encoding DUF3039 domain-containing protein has product MSTPLDSPDSGGLATLDRELEELIREENIEPGDHERFSHYVKKDKILESALTGKPVRALCGKKWTPGRDPEKFPVCPQCKEIYESLTK; this is encoded by the coding sequence ATGAGCACGCCTCTCGACAGTCCTGACAGCGGGGGCCTTGCGACCCTGGATCGTGAGCTCGAGGAGCTCATCCGCGAAGAGAACATCGAGCCGGGTGACCACGAGCGCTTCTCGCACTACGTCAAGAAAGACAAGATCCTCGAGTCCGCCCTCACCGGCAAGCCGGTGCGCGCGCTCTGCGGTAAGAAGTGGACGCCGGGTCGCGACCCCGAGAAGTTCCCCGTGTGCCCGCAGTGCAAAGAGATCTACGAGTCGCTGACCAAGTAG
- a CDS encoding nicotinate phosphoribosyltransferase produces MTRSTALHTDRYELTMLDAALRDGTAARRCVFEVFGRRLSGGRRFGVVAGTGRLLDAIRDFRFGDDELRFLRDNRIVDATTIDHLADYRFTGSVTGYREGEVYFPGSPLLTIEGTFADAVVLETLALSILNYDSAVATAAARMSVAAGDRPLAEMGSRRASEEAAVAAARAAYIAGFSATSNLEAGRRWGVPTMGTAAHAWTLLHDSEEDAFRSQIEALGTDTTLLIDTYDIAEGVRTAVRVAGTELGGVRIDSGDLPIVAGEVRALLDELGATGTRITVTSDLDEYALAALAASPVDAYGVGTSVATGSGVPTAGLVFKLVAREATDGSWVAVAKASTQKASHGGRKAAFRTLDQGTATSELIIVSDGFEELATAAEHPDARSLQVALMVDGEADAAALGPAGVEAARAHHARVREELPVRALALSKADPALATEYREATPRG; encoded by the coding sequence ATGACGCGTAGCACCGCCCTGCACACCGACCGCTACGAACTCACGATGCTCGACGCGGCCCTCCGCGACGGCACCGCCGCGCGCCGCTGCGTGTTCGAGGTGTTCGGTCGCCGACTGTCCGGCGGTCGTCGGTTCGGCGTCGTCGCCGGCACCGGTCGACTCCTCGACGCCATCCGGGACTTCCGCTTCGGCGACGACGAACTCCGGTTCCTGCGCGACAACCGGATCGTGGATGCCACGACCATCGACCACCTCGCCGATTACCGCTTCACGGGCTCGGTGACCGGCTACCGCGAGGGCGAGGTCTACTTCCCGGGGTCACCGCTGCTGACGATCGAGGGCACGTTCGCCGATGCCGTCGTGCTGGAGACCCTCGCCCTCAGCATCCTGAACTACGACTCCGCCGTCGCGACGGCGGCGGCCCGCATGAGCGTGGCCGCCGGCGACCGCCCCCTGGCAGAGATGGGCTCGCGGCGCGCGAGCGAGGAGGCGGCGGTCGCCGCCGCTCGCGCCGCCTACATCGCCGGCTTCTCGGCGACCAGCAATCTCGAAGCCGGCCGGCGCTGGGGCGTGCCCACCATGGGGACCGCGGCGCACGCGTGGACACTTCTCCACGACAGCGAGGAAGACGCGTTCCGCTCCCAGATCGAGGCGCTCGGCACCGACACGACCCTGCTGATCGACACGTACGACATCGCGGAGGGGGTCCGCACCGCGGTCCGCGTGGCGGGAACGGAGCTCGGCGGCGTCCGCATCGATTCGGGCGACCTCCCGATCGTCGCGGGCGAAGTGCGCGCCCTCCTCGACGAGCTCGGCGCCACGGGAACCCGGATCACCGTCACGAGCGACCTGGACGAGTACGCCCTGGCGGCCCTCGCCGCCTCCCCCGTCGACGCGTACGGCGTCGGCACCTCCGTCGCCACCGGCTCGGGCGTTCCGACGGCGGGTCTCGTCTTCAAGCTCGTCGCCCGCGAAGCCACCGACGGATCGTGGGTCGCCGTCGCGAAGGCGTCGACGCAGAAGGCATCGCACGGGGGACGTAAGGCCGCCTTCCGGACGCTCGATCAGGGAACGGCCACGTCGGAACTGATCATCGTCAGCGACGGCTTCGAAGAACTCGCCACCGCCGCTGAGCACCCGGACGCACGATCGCTGCAGGTCGCGCTCATGGTGGACGGAGAGGCGGATGCCGCGGCCCTCGGCCCCGCCGGCGTCGAGGCCGCGCGGGCTCATCACGCGCGCGTGCGTGAAGAGCTCCCCGTGCGAGCACTCGCTCTCAGCAAGGCCGACCCCGCCCTGGCGACGGAGTATCGCGAGGCGACGCCCCGAGGCTGA
- the murI gene encoding glutamate racemase — translation MNDAPIGIFDSGVGGLTVARAVSAQLPRESILYIGDTARSPYGPKPIADVRRYALEVLDTLVEQGVKMLVIACNTASAAMLRDARERYDVPVVEVIGPAVRTAMSTTRNGRIGVIGTVGTIGSRAYQDMLEVNERLTVFAEACPRFVEFVEAGITDSPEVLATAEQYLAPLRHAGVDTLVLGCTHYPFLEGAISYVMGPEVSLVSSDSETAKDVYRQLVSRDLLASPDAVPTSRYEATGSSADDFVRLAHRLMGREVRDVQLVQTGAIDLPR, via the coding sequence ATGAATGACGCGCCGATCGGGATCTTCGACTCGGGAGTCGGCGGTCTCACCGTCGCCCGGGCCGTGTCGGCACAGCTGCCGCGCGAGTCGATCCTCTACATCGGCGACACCGCCCGCTCGCCGTACGGCCCGAAGCCGATCGCCGACGTCCGCCGCTACGCGCTCGAGGTGCTCGACACGCTCGTCGAGCAGGGCGTGAAGATGCTCGTGATCGCGTGCAACACGGCATCCGCGGCGATGCTCCGCGACGCGCGCGAGCGCTACGACGTACCCGTCGTCGAGGTGATCGGCCCCGCCGTCCGCACCGCGATGTCGACCACGCGCAACGGCCGCATCGGCGTGATCGGCACCGTGGGCACGATCGGTTCGCGCGCCTATCAGGACATGCTCGAGGTCAACGAGCGCCTGACGGTCTTCGCCGAGGCCTGCCCGCGCTTCGTGGAGTTCGTCGAGGCGGGCATCACCGACTCGCCCGAGGTCCTCGCCACGGCCGAGCAGTACCTCGCTCCTCTGCGTCACGCCGGCGTCGACACGCTCGTCCTCGGCTGCACCCACTACCCGTTCCTCGAGGGAGCCATCAGCTACGTGATGGGACCCGAGGTCAGCCTCGTCTCGAGCGACAGCGAGACGGCGAAGGACGTCTACCGTCAGCTGGTCTCGCGCGACCTGCTCGCGAGTCCGGATGCCGTCCCCACCTCCCGCTACGAAGCGACCGGTTCTTCGGCCGACGACTTCGTGCGCCTGGCGCACCGCCTCATGGGCCGGGAGGTGCGCGACGTGCAGCTCGTGCAGACCGGCGCCATCGACCTGCCGCGCTGA
- the rph gene encoding ribonuclease PH has product MTRKDGRTTDQLRPVTIERGWSAHAEGSALITFGGTKVLCTASFTNGVPRWLTGKGKGWVTAEYAMLPRATNSRNDRESIKGKVGGRTHEISRLIGRALRAVVDTKALGENTIVIDCDVLQADGGTRTAAITGAYVALADAIAWGREKKFIAQRSEVLIDSVSAVSVGIIDGEPMLDLAYVEDVRAETDMNVVVTGRGLFVEVQGTAEGAPFDKAELDRLLELGVNGCAELRGIQTAALEG; this is encoded by the coding sequence ATGACCCGCAAAGACGGTCGCACCACCGACCAGCTCCGCCCCGTGACGATCGAGCGCGGCTGGTCCGCGCACGCCGAAGGATCGGCGCTCATCACGTTCGGGGGGACCAAGGTGCTGTGCACCGCGTCGTTCACCAACGGCGTTCCCCGCTGGCTCACCGGTAAGGGCAAGGGCTGGGTCACGGCCGAGTACGCGATGCTCCCGCGCGCGACGAACAGCCGCAACGACCGCGAGAGCATCAAGGGCAAGGTCGGCGGGCGCACGCACGAGATCTCGCGTCTGATCGGCCGCGCCCTCCGCGCCGTCGTCGACACCAAGGCCCTCGGCGAGAACACGATCGTCATCGACTGCGACGTGCTGCAGGCCGACGGGGGCACGCGCACCGCGGCGATCACCGGTGCGTACGTCGCCCTCGCGGATGCCATCGCCTGGGGTCGTGAGAAGAAGTTCATCGCGCAGCGCTCCGAGGTGCTCATCGACTCGGTGTCGGCCGTCTCGGTCGGGATCATCGACGGCGAGCCGATGCTCGACCTCGCCTACGTCGAGGACGTGCGCGCCGAGACCGACATGAACGTCGTCGTGACCGGTCGGGGCCTGTTCGTCGAGGTGCAGGGCACGGCCGAGGGTGCGCCGTTCGACAAGGCCGAGCTCGACCGTCTGCTCGAGCTGGGCGTGAACGGCTGCGCCGAGCTCCGCGGCATCCAGACCGCCGCGCTCGAGGGCTGA
- the rdgB gene encoding RdgB/HAM1 family non-canonical purine NTP pyrophosphatase encodes MPRVVLATHNAHKVEEFQAIVAAVRPDLEVVGYDGPEPVEDGVTFAANALIKARAAAAHTGLPALADDSGIAVDVLGGSPGVFSAYWAGHKKDSTANLELLLDQLSDVADPHRTAQFVSVIALVRPDGPEDTVEGRWPGRLATAPAGPGGFGYDPIFIPDGQASGEERTVGEWSADEKNAQSHRARAFRHLVPLLETL; translated from the coding sequence ATGCCTCGCGTCGTTCTGGCCACGCACAACGCGCACAAGGTCGAGGAGTTCCAGGCGATCGTCGCCGCGGTGCGTCCCGACCTCGAGGTCGTCGGATACGACGGACCCGAACCCGTCGAGGACGGGGTGACCTTCGCCGCGAACGCGCTCATCAAGGCGCGCGCGGCCGCGGCGCACACGGGGCTGCCCGCTCTCGCCGACGATTCGGGTATCGCCGTCGACGTGCTCGGCGGGTCGCCCGGGGTGTTCTCGGCGTACTGGGCGGGGCACAAGAAGGACTCGACCGCCAACCTCGAGCTGCTCCTCGACCAGCTCTCCGACGTCGCCGACCCGCACCGGACGGCGCAGTTCGTCTCGGTGATCGCGCTTGTCCGGCCCGACGGCCCCGAGGACACGGTGGAGGGACGCTGGCCCGGGCGCCTGGCGACGGCGCCCGCCGGACCGGGTGGGTTCGGGTACGACCCGATCTTCATTCCCGACGGGCAGGCGTCGGGCGAGGAGCGGACCGTGGGGGAGTGGTCCGCGGATGAGAAGAACGCGCAATCCCACCGCGCGCGGGCGTTCCGTCACCTCGTGCCCCTTTTGGAGACACTCTGA